A genomic region of Conger conger chromosome 6, fConCon1.1, whole genome shotgun sequence contains the following coding sequences:
- the LOC133130686 gene encoding HEPACAM family member 2-like isoform X5 → MYKNDSSIGKVIESKFHIINERYSDRLQWDHSTGLFSLSGLKMEDSGAYKVQNNDGPQTVPMTYQLTVHNPVPRPQVSSRSRVKPSCSVLCSVENGRELTLSWHREGQILSYTSSSNLSTPLSLPLEIEENSAPYSCVAENPARKEIFLVKPEEYCYESVWKPHIKTSAAQGGRSCSLQCSVQNGRELTLSWRTEGETLSHTRDPNLSTLSLTLEIEASNSTYTCVATNPVSEERTAFLPTQVCGQEGHCPHDAVLYVMFVLRLVEFVLVTLAVFLLIHLHYKVLTQNR, encoded by the exons ATGTACAAAAATGACAGTTCGATTGGCaaggtgattgaaagcaaattCCACATCATTAATGAAAGATACAGTGACAGACTGCAGTGGGACCACAGCACAGGACTCTTCTCCCTGTCTGGGCTCAAGATGGAGGACTCTGGAGCGTACAAAGTGCAGAACAATGATGGGCCACAAACTGTACCCATGACATACCAGCTGACAGTGCACA ACCCAGTACCCAGACCTCAGGTgtccagcaggagcagggtgaaacccagctgcagtgtgctgtgctctgtggagaatgggagagagctCACCCTGTCctggcacagagaggggcagataCTGTCCTACACCAGCAGCTCCAATCTCAGcacccccctgtccctccctctggagatAGAAgagaacagcgccccctacagctGCGTGGCTGAAAACCCAGCAAGGAAGGAGATATTCCTAGTCAAACCTGAAGAGTACTGCTATG AATCTGTGTGGAAGCCTCATATAAAGACCTCAGCAGCACAAGGGGGCAGGAGCTGCTCACTGCAGTGCTCTGTGCAGAACGGAAGAGAGCTCACCCTGTCCTGGAGGACAGAGGGGGAGACACTGTCCCACACCAGAGACCCCAATCTCAGCACCCTGTCCCTCACTCTGGAGATAGAGGCGTCCAACTCCACCTACACCTGTGTGGCTACAAACCCCGTCAGTGAGGAGAGAACAGCCTTCCTCCCCACACAGGTCTGCGGGCaagagg gTCACTGTCCCCATGATGCAGTGCTGTATGTAATGTTTGTGTTGAGGCTGGTGGAGTTTGTGTTGGTGACTCTGGCAGTGTTTCTGTTAATCCATCTGCATTATAAAGTTCTCACTCAAAACAGGTAA